In Cotesia glomerata isolate CgM1 linkage group LG3, MPM_Cglom_v2.3, whole genome shotgun sequence, one genomic interval encodes:
- the LOC123260780 gene encoding putative gustatory receptor 28b isoform X1, with protein sequence MFERIFRPSNLTESMLPILLCNWIFGNQLIQYPNRNFIFLQKFPYFIFIICVYAVSWSLSLVYFLSETIVSYQENLYWIVTGVSLLIFCINIILGLLFKKKSQMIYDRSLKVDKKLEDLGVAVNCQKTFTYSFIVTIIFIITALLLNLMTVLWSVSSDDAVADTFAIFALNHPIHMNYVFSLTFCMLIRHMRLRFRKINKALRKFITLQSNDSILIENNESITENRIILNQTSRRLNHSLQTLKNIHLELTSLCEKITHIFGVQLIMTIVSSFVLITSLSYDLYLTARDPKVINSDKIYESFILSSWMIVNVINFQFINYIAAKTVHEWSQTGRIIHNLKSKSQDTDLCLTIQKFSLQMLQNPLKFSPCGFIDLGFPFVRDFFGTITTYLIILIQMAPNPYNK encoded by the exons ATGTTCGAGAGAATCTTCAGACCAAGTAATCTGACGGAATCAATGCTGCCAATTTTGTTGTGCAATTGGATATTTGGTAACCAATTAATCCAATACCCTAACaggaattttatatttttgcaaaaatttccgtactttatatttataatatgtgTCTACGCTGTTTCTTGGAGCTTGTCTCTGGTGTACTTTTTAAGTGAAACGATAGTGAGTTATCAAGAAAACTTGTATTGGATCGTCACTGGTGTCAGCCTTTTGATATTTTGCATAAACATAATTCTTGGATTGCTTTTCAAAAAG aaatcaCAGATGATTTATGACAGAAGTTTAAAAGTCGACAAAAAACTCGAAGATTTGGGAGTTGCAGTAAATTGCCAAAAAACTTTCACTTACTCATTTATTGtgacaattattttcataattaccGCGTTGCTGCTTAATCTAATGACTGTTCTTTGGAGCGTTTCTTCTGACGATGCAGTAGCTGATACTTTTGCCATATTCGCGTTGAACCATCCGATTCACATGAATTACGTTTTCAGCTTGACGTTTTGCATGTTGATACGACACATGCGGCTCAGGTTTCGGAAGATCAACAAGGCACTTAGGAAATTTATAACACTGCAAAgtaatgattcaatattaattgaaaataatgaatCAATAACAGAGAATCGCATTATTTTGAACCAAACTTCAAGACGGCTAAATCATAGTCTTCAGACACTCAA aaatattcaCTTGGAGTTGACATCactttgtgaaaaaatcactCACATATTCGGAGTTCAGTTGATAATGACCATAGTTTCttcatttgtattaattacatCCTTATCTTATGACTTGTACCTGACGGCTCGCGACCCAAAAGTAATTAATTCTGACAAAATTTATGAAAGTTTTATTCTTTCAAGCTGGATGATTGTTAACGTTATTaactttcaatttattaattatattgctGCGAAAACGGTACATGAG TGGAGTCAAACTGGAAGAATAATTcacaatttaaaatcaaagtcTCAAGACACCGACCTTTGTTTGacgattcaaaaattttctctgcAAATGTTACAAaatccattaaaattttccccGTGCGGATTTATCGACCTGGGCTTCCCATTTGTGCGAGAC ttttttggAACAATAACAACATATCTAATTATTCTTATCCAAATGGCGCCAAATccatataataaataa
- the LOC123260799 gene encoding uncharacterized protein LOC123260799, whose protein sequence is MRMGVILHEKKTCNFATKVVIYWLFCAVTINFAAIIWNMKTLNWYENFFVVCSLQHPLHVNFLVNLLFCSLIRNMEIRFKKINEELIKLEYNSHVTNIRGNDNKPVYILQLSKEIHLELEQQCGKITRIFGIQLIMLMASLFILMTVMIYNLYVTLFGRNIPDWALRISIIAFWIIIHCSKLLFINHICSRTVNEWKKTGVIIHKLESKFANAEICKTIQQLSIQMIQNPLQIYPLGFIQLGHSFLQGFFGTLATYLIISIQMAPING, encoded by the exons ATGAGAATGGGAGTAAttttacacgaaaaaaaaacatgcaATTTTGCAACCAAAGTTGTCATTTACTGGTTATTCTGTGCGGTGACAATTAATTTCGCTGCAATAATATGGAATATGAAAACTTTGAACTGGtatgagaatttttttgtggTTTGTTCTCTTCAACACCCgctccatgttaattttttggtgAATTTGCTTTTTTGTTCACTGATTCGAAATATGGAAATCAggttcaagaaaattaacgaAGAGCTTATTAAACTTGAATATAATTCGCATGTCACAAACATTCGAGGTAATGATAACAAGCCGGTTTATATTCTTCAATTATCCAa AGAAATTCATTTGGAGTTAGAACAGCAATGCGGTAAAATAACGCGAATATTCGGGATTCAATTGATAATGTTAATGGCCTCTTTGTTTATTTTGATGACTGTGATGATTTACAACTTATATGTAACACTTTTTGGTCGGAATATCCCAGATTGGGCTTTAAGAATTTCTATTATCGCATTTTGGATTATAATACATTGTTCGAAATTATTGTTCATCAATCACATTTGCTCCAGAACAGTAAATGAG tgGAAAAAAACCGGagtaataattcataaattagaATCAAAGTTTGCAAATGCCGAAATTTGTAAAACGATTCAACAGCTTTCGATACAAATGATACAAAATCCATTACAGATTTACCCCTTGGGATTTATACAACTTGGACATTCATTTCTGCAAGGg ttttttggAACACTTGCTACTTACCTGATTATTTCTATCCAAATGGCTCCTATTAATGGGTAA
- the LOC123260783 gene encoding uncharacterized protein LOC123260783, producing MFHKNYKSNNLNESLMPILIFNLIFGHQIMRYTMDGCKFIQTVFYFILVIIIYGVSMGYSTIAIVTAEWFKYSESVYFAALGTNILIMPVNLILGWVYRNELLLINIRSLNVDKKLVRMGVILHEKKTCNFATKVVIYWLVCSVTINTVAMLWTMKAMSWHQNFLTVYSLQNPLHVNFLVDLLFCSLIRNMEIRFKKINEELIKLEYYLHVTNIRVDDNKPVYILQLSKEIHLELEQLCGKITRVFGLQLITSMASLFFLLTTMTYNLYVTLLARDVPDWALRICIITCWIVIQCSKLLFINHICSRTVNEWKKTGVIIHQLELKFANAEICKTIQQLSIQMIQNPLQIYPLGFIQLGHSFLQGFFGTLATYLIISIQMAPIDR from the exons ATGTtccataaaaattacaaatctaataatttaaacgaGTCGTTGATGCCGATTTTGATCTTCAACTTGATATTTGGGCACCAAATTATGCGGTACACGATGGATGGTTGCAAATTCATACAgacagttttttattttattctcgtaattattatttatggcGTATCTATGGGATATTCAACAATAGCTATTGTCACTGCGGAATGGTTTAAATATTCGGAAAGTGTATACTTTGCAGCTCTTGGtactaatattttaataatgcctgttaatttaattcttgGCTGGGTCTATAGGaat gaattacttttaattaatataagaaGTCTGAATGTCGATAAGAAGCTCGTGAGAATGGGAGTAAttttacacgaaaaaaaaacatgcaATTTTGCAACCAAAGTTGTCATTTACTGGTTAGTCTGTTCTGTGACAATTAATACCGTTGCAATGCTATGGACTATGAAAGCTATGAGCTggcatcaaaattttttaacggttTATTCTCTTCAAAACCCgctccatgttaattttttggtgGATTTGCTTTTTTGTTCACTGATCCGAAATATGGAAATAAggttcaagaaaattaacgaAGAGCTTATCAAACTTGAATACTATTTGCATGTCACAAACATTCGAGTTGATGATAACAAGCCGGTTTATATTCTTCAATTATccaa AGAAATTCATTTGGAGTTAGAACAGCTATGCGGTAAAATAACGCGAGTATTCGGGCTGCAATTAATAACGTCAATGgcttctttgttttttttattgactacgatgacttataatttatatgtaaCACTTCTTGCTCGTGATGTCCCAGATTGGGCTTTAAGAATTTGTATTATCACATGCTGGATTGTAATACAATGTTCGAAATTATTGTTCATCAATCACATTTGCTCCAGAACAGTAAATGAG tggAAAAAAACCGGAGTGATAATTCACCAATTAGAACTAAAGTTTGCAAATGCCGAAATTTGTAAAACGATTCAACAGCTTTCGATACAAATGATACAAAATCCATTACAAATTTACCCCTTAGGATTTATACAACTTGGACATTCATTTCTGCAAGGg tTTTTCGGAACACTTGCTACGTACCTGATTATTTCTATCCAAATGGCTCCTATTGATCGATAA
- the LOC123260780 gene encoding uncharacterized protein LOC123260780 isoform X3 codes for MFGIKYKPKNLTESLLPILTFNWIFGHQMIRYSASGFNFAQKFLYLIFIISIYGSILTYIALWYGYNVHTFNNNVRIYFLVVLVNFLILVVNIFFGRFYRNRACVINKRSSKIDKSLEYLGVPVNRQQSYNYSLKLIVIWIISVFLLNIIVALLPTVQIKGFLRKIMMAFIIQHPIHVNALIDFTFCSLILLMKLRFKSVNEALLKFRIIYSYNLPVINLNREVNNDFTRQKTPEHSFVVFKILKDAHLELTNICNNITEIFGCQLIMTILSSFILITTMLYNLYSSTVNEEITFVQKVSNGIIFTSWVLHSSFKFIFINYTCSGTICEVF; via the exons atgTTTGGAATTAAGTACAAGCCAAAGAATTTAACCGAGTCATTGTTGCCGATTTTGACATTCAACTGGATTTTTGGTCACCAAATGATCAGATATTCTGCAAGTGGTTTTAATTTtgcccaaaaatttttatatttaattttcattataagcATTTATGGCTCTATTTTAACTTATATAGCATTGTGGTACGGCTATAATGTTCACACGTTTAACAATAATGTTCGAATATACTTTTTAGTtgttttagttaattttttaatactggtAGTTAATATATTCTTCGGCCGATTTTATAGAAAT agagcGTGTGTAATCAATAAAAGAAGTTCAAAAATAGACAAAAGTCTTGAATATTTGGGTGTTCCAGTTAACAGACAacaaagttataattattcattgaaACTAATCGTCATTTGGATAATAAGCGTTTTTTTACTTAACATCATCGTAGCTTTATTACCAACTGTTCAAATTAAAGGCTTTCTCAGGAAGATTATGATGGCATTTATCATCCAACATCCAATTCACGTAAAtgctttaattgattttacattCTGTTCATTAATTTTACTCATGAAGCTTCGATTCAAATCTGTTAACGAAGCGCTTTTGAAGTTCcgaattatatatagttacaATTTACCAGTCATTAACTTGAATAGAGAAGTAAACAATGATTTTACTCGTCAAAAGACACCGGAGCATTCTTTCgttgtttttaaaatactcaa agACGCGCATCTAGAACTGacaaatatttgtaataatatcACCGAAATATTTGGATGTCAATTGATTATGACAATACTTTCGTCGTTTATATTGATCACAACAATGCTCTACAATCTATATTCTTCAACTGTAAATGAAGAAATTACATTTGTTCAAAAAGTATCCAacggtataatttttacaagttgGGTTTTGCAcagtagttttaaatttatcttcaTTAATTATACCTGTTCCGGAACAATATGTGAggtattttaa
- the LOC123260780 gene encoding gustatory receptor for sugar taste 43a-like isoform X2 — MFGIKYKPKNLTESLLPILTFNWIFGHQMIRYSASGFNFAQKFLYLIFIISIYGSILTYIALWYGYNVHTFNNNVRIYFLVVLVNFLILVVNIFFGRFYRNRACVINKRSSKIDKSLEYLGVPVNRQQSYNYSLKLIVIWIISVFLLNIIVALLPTVQIKGFLRKIMMAFIIQHPIHVNALIDFTFCSLILLMKLRFKSVNEALLKFRIIYSYNLPVINLNREVNNDFTRQKTPEHSFVVFKILKDAHLELTNICNNITEIFGCQLIMTILSSFILITTMLYNLYSSTVNEEITFVQKVSNGIIFTSWVLHSSFKFIFINYTCSGTICEWKRTSKLIHKLEIKSYGTDFSEEIQRFSIQIIKNPLIFTPCGLINLSYKLIRNFAGSITTYLVILIQLSDKDNH, encoded by the exons atgTTTGGAATTAAGTACAAGCCAAAGAATTTAACCGAGTCATTGTTGCCGATTTTGACATTCAACTGGATTTTTGGTCACCAAATGATCAGATATTCTGCAAGTGGTTTTAATTTtgcccaaaaatttttatatttaattttcattataagcATTTATGGCTCTATTTTAACTTATATAGCATTGTGGTACGGCTATAATGTTCACACGTTTAACAATAATGTTCGAATATACTTTTTAGTtgttttagttaattttttaatactggtAGTTAATATATTCTTCGGCCGATTTTATAGAAAT agagcGTGTGTAATCAATAAAAGAAGTTCAAAAATAGACAAAAGTCTTGAATATTTGGGTGTTCCAGTTAACAGACAacaaagttataattattcattgaaACTAATCGTCATTTGGATAATAAGCGTTTTTTTACTTAACATCATCGTAGCTTTATTACCAACTGTTCAAATTAAAGGCTTTCTCAGGAAGATTATGATGGCATTTATCATCCAACATCCAATTCACGTAAAtgctttaattgattttacattCTGTTCATTAATTTTACTCATGAAGCTTCGATTCAAATCTGTTAACGAAGCGCTTTTGAAGTTCcgaattatatatagttacaATTTACCAGTCATTAACTTGAATAGAGAAGTAAACAATGATTTTACTCGTCAAAAGACACCGGAGCATTCTTTCgttgtttttaaaatactcaa agACGCGCATCTAGAACTGacaaatatttgtaataatatcACCGAAATATTTGGATGTCAATTGATTATGACAATACTTTCGTCGTTTATATTGATCACAACAATGCTCTACAATCTATATTCTTCAACTGTAAATGAAGAAATTACATTTGTTCAAAAAGTATCCAacggtataatttttacaagttgGGTTTTGCAcagtagttttaaatttatcttcaTTAATTATACCTGTTCCGGAACAATATGTGAg tGGAAGCGAACCAGTAAACTAATTCATAAACTTGAAATAAAATCATATGGCACTGATTTCAGTGAAGAAATTCAGCGATTTTCaatccaaattattaaaaatccatTAATCTTCACACCTTGCGGATTAATAAATCTCAGTTACAAATTAATACGAAat tttGCTGGATCAATAACGACTTACCTTGTGATTCTAATCCAATTGAGCGATAAAGATAAccattaa
- the LOC123260800 gene encoding uncharacterized protein LOC123260800, translating to MNIPLIRKVAIIFVTQYPFYINLLADLIFCLSINHIKIRFESLNNVLKTFVSDDNFENRITSDNLFFTRSKKISEDKWAIRKSENVDVIKIIQTIKYLHLELGILSGEFMKTYGLQLILGFIASFGHITHVLLFIYFVVQTKSQSTNDRIIQTAGSIVTVAINSFKMIFVNRICSETILEYQKTGELIHKLEIQTEDIKLKKEIQQFSIQILQNPLIFSPCGLLNLGYPFIKDFAGTVTAQLLILIQTSDESAVLYSSFNETAVNDA from the exons atgaatattcCGTTGATTCGCAAAGTTGCTATAATATTTGTAACCCAATATCCGTTctacataaatttattggcTGATTTAATTTTCTGCTTGTCaataaatcatataaaaatcCGTTTTGAAAGTCTCAATAATGTGTTAAAAACTTTTGTGTCGGAtgacaattttgaaaatcgaatAACttcagataatttattttttactcgtTCCAAGAAGATAAGCGAAGACAAGTGGGCTATTCGTAAATCTGAAAACGtagatgtcattaaaattattcaaactaTCAA GTATCTTCATTTGGAGTTAGGAATATTGAGTGGTGAATTTATGAAAACATATGGATTGCAACTGATATTAGGGTTTATTGCAAGTTTCGGACACATTACACATGTGcttctatttatatattttgttgtTCAAACCAAGTCACAGTCAACTAATGATAGAATAATACAAACAGCTGGGAGTATTGTTACGGTCGCTATCAATAGcttcaaaatgatatttgtcAATAGAATTTGTTCTGAAACTATTCTTGAG TACCAAAAAACTGGTGAATTAATTCATAAACTAGAGATCCAAACtgaagatattaaattaaaaaaggaaattcAACAGTTTTCAATCCAGATTTTACAAAATCCTTTAATATTTTCACCCTGCGGATTATTAAATCTTGGATATCCGTTTATAAAAGAC TTTGCAGGAACCGTGACCGCCCAACTTCTTATTCTAATTCAAACTTCGGATGAAAGTGCTGTGTTGTACAGCTCTTTCAATGAAACTGCTGTAAATGACGCGTGA
- the LOC123260816 gene encoding helix-loop-helix protein 1, with translation MNNYNIYNNNYKMEREALHPITTCCNLSQSRGRRERENSMNVSHSGSNGMNSTGSLSTLSREERRRRRRATQKYRTAHATRERVRVEAFNLAFAELRKLLPTLPPDKKLSKIEILRLAICYIAYLNHVLEA, from the exons atgaataactacaatatttacaataataactataaaatgGAGCGTGAAGCATTGCACCCAATAACGACCTGTTGTAATTTAAGCCAGTCTCGCGGTCGTAG AGAAAGAGAAAATTCAATGAACGTAAGCCACAGCGGCTCTAACGGGATGAACTCAACGGGGTCATTGAGCACACTTTCGAGAGAAGAGCGCCGTCGGCGTAGGAGAGCTACTCAAAAATATCGAACTGCACACGCAACTCG GGAGCGAGTAAGAGTAGAAGCATTCAACTTAGCATTTGCTGAACTGAGAAAACTGCTACCGACTTTGCCGCCCGACAAAAAGCTGTCCAAGATTGAGATTCTTAGGCTGGCTATTTGTTACATCGCGTACCTAAACCACGTACTAGAAGCGTAA